Part of the Paenibacillus kyungheensis genome, CAAGGATTTGTCAAAGTGTTAGACGATCAACGGCTTATTTTTCCAGAGCGTCATGGTAATCGACGTGCAGATTCATTGTTAAATATATTAGAGAATCCCAAAGTCGGTATGATCTTTCTAATTCCGGGTATGAATGAAGTATTACGGGTGAACGGTCATGCTCGTATTACCAAAGACAGTGGATTACTGGAACAGATGAATTGGACAGGCAAAACGATGGGACTTGGTATTATCGTAGAGGTAGAAGAGTGTTTTATCCATTGTCCGCGTGCACTCAAAACAGGTAATGCGTGGCAACCAGAAGCATGGGTCGATCAGGAACAACATCCTTCGACCAAAGATATGTTTATCGCTCATTTGAAAATGAATGGGATTGTGTTATAGAAAATATTGAGCAGACTATGCGAAATAGAAGAAGAAGAAAACGATCAGAGTTTACTCTTTTTTCGATCAGAAGAGGACAAATAGGTTTACAGCTTACTTATTCTATGGTATTCTTGCGGAAATGAAAACTATGTCTTAATACCTATATTCTCGCGAAGCACGCGGATTATTCCTTTTATCGGGAGTAGTCCGCTTTTTTTTGTATTCTTATCTTATTTTCAAAATAGATGCTAACTAAATAAGTACTTGGAAGAATCCTATTTATCCCATATAATGATGCAAGTGGTACATGAAGTAGGCGTAAATACCTAGATGTGTAATATTATGAAAAATCTTAGATGTGTAACTGCCTTTGAGTACGTATAAACCATTATCTTACATAATAGAGGAGTATTTTAAAATGAAAAAAATAATCAGTTCGTTATTTGCAGTAGCTACCCTTTCAGTCATGTTAAGCCCGTTGATGCAGACTACCAATGCTACTACATTCAAAGATGTATCATCATCTCACTGGGCAAAAGCAGCTATTGATGAAGCTGTATCAAAAGGATACTTTAAAGGATATGCAGATGGAACATTCAAGCCCGGTGCTCAAGTAACACGCGCTGAATTTGCTGTTTTGTTAGATCGTGTCTCTTCGAATGAGAAAGCTGAAGGCAAAGGTACTTTTACAGATCTTACAGGCAACTGGAGTGAGAAAGAAGTGAATGAAGCGATAGCGAAAGGATTTTTGACTCCTTCGGATTATCCAAACGGCTTCAAGCCAGCCACACCACTTACACGTAAAGAAATGGCAAAATGGATGTCATCTGGTCTCGCAACATCTAGCGCAGATTACAAGCAAGCCCTAAATGATACAGCAAATACTGTTGTACCTGTAGCAGAATATTTCAAAAAAACTATGAATCCAAGCGAATATCCGTATGTCTCCCTAATGATCGGCACAGGTCTAATGTCTGGATATGCAGATGGAACTTTCGGAGCTGGCAAAACCACCACACGTGCAGAAGCAGCAGTAATTTTAGTACGCTTAGCAAATGTACAAAAGCAATCGGCAGATTCATTTGTAGGCTTGAAAGAGTTAAGAGCGGTAGGGACGACAGGAACGAATATGGAAGTGATCACACCATTTAGTAGTGGAGTGACTTCTTTTAAAAATGTTCAAGGGAAAAAAATGAAATTCCGTAATGGAGCAGGTTACTCAAGTTTGAATTATTTGATATTTGTAGATAGCCGGGATTGGAACAACAAAAAAGGTATCTATGCACCTGTATTTTTAGGGAAAGAAGATAAAAAGTATAACTATAATAATGTCTATACATTATTTGAGAATCAAACTATTTACCCTACAGCTAATGATTTCGGACTATCTCATTATATGAATAGTAGTCTAAGTAAAATTGCAGTAGGCTCAGCTATACAAAATACTTTACCTAATAAATATGGATATGCAACTTTACCAGTATTTGAGACAAAAGAGGTATTCAAGAAATATATTAATGATAATAATGGCGCAAATTTATGGGTAGCTAATAATATTTTAATATCGAGTCCGGATGCTTCTTATATAACAACAGATGGATCAAGGTTTATTGTGTTAGATAACAAATAATTAAAGGCGGTTAATATGAAACCAGTATTTATATTATTTTTTGTTGTAATTGTATTTTTTTCTGCTCAAAATATAATATATTCGGCAGAAGAAACAAATTATCCAAATAATATTGAATTAGTACCAGAACAACCAGCGAAGCTTCAAACATTAAAGATACCCTTAAAAGGAGCATCTACACCGCTACCTAAAGTTGTCTGGACACAAACAGACGATTATAAATGGACTGCTTCGAGAAATGAAGGTATGGACAACTATAAAGTAGAAGGAAAAGGAACCGGAAGAAATGCTCGTCCTGTTCCTACAGAAGTAACAGATAAGATTACTGTTGAAAAATATCCACCAGAGGATATGCATGATACACTTGGACAAGTTTATAATCAGAAGTATATTTCTGATTTAGGTTTCGAAACTATAGATGAAGTTCCAATTAATAGTTATGAGTTAAAAAGTCTAAAGTACAAAAAAGGTGATATTTTTGCAGTTATTTCTACTGAAACTGGTTATGATTATGTTAATAATGAAATTGGAGTATTTGCAAAACGCACAGATGATACAGAAAAACTGTGGGTAGCATACTATACTCCTTTAAATATCAATTACACCGGACATGTCATCGAAAAGAAAGAAATTCAAGTCAAATCAGATGCGACTTTACAGATTGATGATACGGAACAATTGACTGCTGAAGTGCGTACCAAAGCTTACAATGAACAAGAATTTACAGATAACTGGATTGATGTAACACATCGAGATCAGACGAAATGGGAGTCGTCTGATCCTGCGATTGCAAGTGTAGATCCTGCTACCGGAGAAGTCACCGCCCATGCTACAGGAACAGCGCAGATTACAGCATATTGGACAAAAGATCCTTGGACTCTTAAAGATAGTGCTACTATCACTGTGGGTGCAGCCGAAGAGCCACCGACAACAGGTCCTTCAGCAATATGTACGGTTCCTCAAGCAGGTCAGCAATTAACTGGCAAATACATGGATCCGATGGTATCCGCGATGATCAAAGCTGATCGACGAGGAAGCGAAATGTTCGATGTTGCTCAGGGGATTCCTACTTCAGAAAGTTTATATGGTAATGTATTTGCACTGAATTATCTTTCTCAACATACCTTTACAGAATATACAGGCGAATGTACATATCGAATATCGGTTAAGCGAACGTACAAATTAAAATGGGATCATGGAGAGAAGAAAGATACCAAAAACGTCAATTACTCATTTAATATTCAGCGACCTTATTCATTTTGGAAAATAGATCAATTGGGAGTATACGGAATTAAGCAAACTACGCTGAACAACTATGGTTTTGCAGATAATAAGATTATTATTTCTCCTAACAACTATGTAACGCCTTATTATTCAGCGTTAACGACTGGCAATTACTATGCTCCTGAGAACCCTGGTAACCAGAATGGCGGTACCAAAAATATAACGAAAAGCGGCAGTGGTCGTCCTACAATTCCAGATGAAAGCAGTGATATGAAGAAAAAGGCAGAAAATGCTGTAGATGATGTAGAGGTCGAAAATGACTTTTTGAAATTTAATAATGAAGTGATTATGGATAGTACACGAACGATCGAAAAAGGGCCAACACCTAAAGCAATGCCTGCACCTACTATGATTGGGAAAGATATATTATATAGCTCCAACCATATGATACCCAAAACCAAAACAAATCTAAAAAACGCACCAAGTACCGGAACAATCGAATATGATGTGCTACCCGGTCATATTAAAGGAGGAGCTAATCAGACGTTCCCGATCAATGGTATCAATCCGGTTACAGTGCATACACCTGTCGTCAATTATTCATTGGTATCTGATGATCAGAAGCATAATCAGAAAACAGTACCTGATATTTATCGTTCAGCCCTTATTTTGGATCGCCCTTTTTCTGTGCGTATTCCAACCACTGGACAACATACAAATTATCCAGGTTACGGTTATCGAGATTATGCAAAATATGTACGTACTAAGCAGGTTCAATTTCCTTTTGATGTCTACAACAAAGAGCAGACTACATTTATTCCCAAACATACATGGATCGATGTACCTGTTAATCAATTAGACACGACATTCTTTTTACCTGTCTGGGTGGATGAGGGGAAATATGATGTTTTATTCCGAACGATTGCAGAAAATGCCCCTTCATCTTTTACTGTCCAACATCATGCTAACATCACTCTAGATAACCATGTAGCTGTTGAAAGTATAGCTGTAGAAGTGATAGGGCGGGTGTATGATTTTCATATTACAGATATTGCAGATTATGACTGGCAGATCGTATTTCGTCCATGGCAAAATCTAGCTGTACCGCAAGAAACTTCGTATTGGGTAGGAGATAAAGGGATCGATGGAGAACCGCGCGGAAATACAGCGCCTTATGTATTGCCTGTACGTCAGGGAAGTCATCCTTTTTATCGAAATTTAGCTGTTAAAACAGGATATCATTTCAAATTTGATCTCAAAACGAAAGGTAATATGTTCGGCGAAGCAGATGGTATTCGAATTACACCAACATTTCGCTATGTTCCGCGTCAAGGAGGGACTTCTTTTCCTGTAGATCTATATTATTCAACAGATACAGACAATTTGATTCGAATGGGATCACCACAAGATACGGTACAACGCTATACTATTTTGAATGATACAACTCGCCATGTGGCTGAAGAAGAATTAAAAAATACAGCATTATATATGTATGATCTTCTCTTACAAGAGCAAGCCATATCGCCTTCATCGAGCAAAGGTAACAAAGCTCAATCAAGTACAGTTTCTCCTTCATTTTGGACTATCGTCTGGGAACGTGCCGCTTCTTCAATCTGGCAAAACCTGACCGGATTATCTTGGGAAATTGTAGCATCGAAGCGTGATCTATCGTCTTCTACTACGATCACTATTCCGACAAGTGCAGAAGAAGCGATAACGATGTTTGCAGAAAATAGTCGTAAGCGCAAAGTGAATATCGGCAATTTCACACATTTATTATTGACTCAGCCATTACGAACATTGATCGGGCCACAACAACATTTACCTGAAGGGAACAATACTATGCGTTCTTTAGCAGCTGTACAGAAATGGTATGGAGAATATAGTTTGCCTTCAGATGTATATGTAGTTAAACAAGGAACTGCTTTGCAAGAAATGGTAGGTTCCACGAATACCAATCGTCAACCATCGGCTGAAAAAAATGAGGATTCTAGTAAGCAGAATCATCCAGCTAGCAGCAGTGCTAAAGGATTAGATGAACATTCATCAGTCTTTTTAAAAGATGGTTATATTATTGTGAATTTTGATATCGAAACGATCCAAAAAGGAGATACCGATCATCCTCATCTTCAATACATTCATGCACCTTTAATGAATCAATGGCAACTTGAAGGATTCCAACAACAGTTCAATGATCCGTGGGGATTTCAATTCCAATTACAAGATGGAGATGTAATTTTCTATCATGCTAATAAAGGCAGTCGAGATGACTTCCAATCTTCAGTCACACATTAGCAGGTATTAATCATTTATAAAGTATGATTAGGAATAACTAAGAAATAGAACGAAAGATTATAGAAATAACAAACGACAATGTTCGCTAATTTATGGTTATTAAGATCAAAAAGAAGAATTAAGGAATGAAAAATCTTATTTATACGAACTATTATTAAAATAAGTGCTTGACCGTTCGCTTATTTTTCTGTAAGATACCACTGTAGCCTATTGAGAGTGATATGCGCTACAGTGGTATTTTAATGTATAAATGTTATAAATTGCTTGCTATGTTTAGTAATCATTTTACATTATGAATATTATGGCAAAGTAAAATGTCTTACTTTGTTCGATAACTTGTTCATTATGATTTTAATTATTAGTTATATCTTATATATTCGTATATCCCCGAAAATAAGGTTTGGGGGTTTCTACAAGGGACCATAAATTCCTGACTACGAATAGTGTGCTTTGGCATATCTATTCAACAGTCAGGAATTTTTGTGCTTTGACCCCATATTATTCATCTTAGGAGGACATTATGAACCATTATGATTGTATTGTTGTAGGCGCAGGACCAGCAGGAATTTTTGCATGTTATGAATTGACTCGTCAAGCACCAGATTGGAAAGTATTGTTGATCGACAAAGGGCATGATATTCATCGCCGTAGTTGTCCAATCATGGAAGAGAAGATTCAATTGTGCCCGCCATCGGCTGGTAAAAAAGATTATGCTGGTTGTCTACCCGCTTGCTCAGTAACCGCAGGTTTTGGTGGTGCAGGTGCTTATAGCGATGGCAAATTCAATATCACTACTGAATTTGGAGGTTGGTTAACCGATTACCTTTCTCCTTCGAAAGTGATGGAATTGATTCGTTATGTGGATGATATCAATCTAGAACATGGAGCCACTCCTAATATTACTGATCCTACAACAGATACGATTCGTGATATCGAGCAACGTGGATATGCATCCGGTTTGAAATTGCTACGTGCTGAAGTTCGCCATTTGGGCACAGAACAGAACTTAGAGATTTTGAAATCCATTTATAGCTATCTGACTTCACGAATCGATATGGTGTTCAAAGCAGAAGTGGAAGATATTATCACGACCAAGATAGAAGGCAAGCACCAGATTACAGGAATCATGACCAAAAAAGGTGAAACATATGAAGCTCCTATGGTGATGATTGCGCCCGGACGTGATGGTTCAGCGTGGTTAACTGAAATTTTGAAAAAGCGTCGTCTGAAAATGTACAACAATCAGGTGGATGTAGGTGTACGTGTAGAGACATCTGATGTGGTGATGCGCCAGATCAATGAACATTTATATGAAGGTAAATTTATTTTTAATACATCGGTAGGGACAAGAGTAAGAACATTCTGTAGTAATCCATCCGGTCATGTTGTAGTCGAGAACCATAGTGGTGTTATGGCAGCCAATGGTCACTCTTTCAAAGATCCAGTGTTGGGATCTAGCAATACGAATTTTGCTTTGCTAGTATCACATAAATTTACAGAGCCGTTTGATAAGCCTAATGAATATGCTCGTGAAATCTGTCGTCGTGCTAATGATCTTTCTAGTGGTGGAGTGATTGTACAAAAATACGGTGATATTCTTCGTGGTCGTCGTTCGACAAGAGAACGAATTAATGAAGGATTCTTAGAACCTACACTTAAAGAAGCTGTTCCGGGTGATCTGGGATTGGTATTGCCTTACAACACAATGAAAAGCTTGATCGAAATGGTCGAAGCGCTGGAAGGTGTAACACCAGGGATCGCTTCTGAACATACATTGTTTTACGGTGTAGAAGCGAAGTTCTATTCTGCACGTCCCAAGTTAGATGAAAATTTAGAAACTGAAATTGATGGATTATATTGCGGTGGAGACGGAGCAGGCGTGACACGTGGTCTAGCACAAGCAGGTGCAGCAGGAGTATGGATTGCTCGTAATATGGTTACCAAAGCAGGAACAACTACGAAAGTGCCAGCTACTGTTGTATAACATCCAAAGCAAATCGTAATGATAAAAACAACAAAATAAAATATGTAGAAATAAGTAAAGATCAGATCCCTTTGATATGAAGTGGATTTGATCTTTTTGCATGATATCGATTTTGATAGTACATCGCCTCTATGTCTGTTATATCTATGATGTATACATGTATTGTTAGAACTCATCGGTTATATCCATGATGTATACGTGTATTGTTGGAACTCACCGATTATATCTATGATGTATACATGTAATATTAAAACTCACTAGTTATATAAATGTCTGCTTTTTCCTTGAGCGTCTATGATTATGTCATTCCTTATTTGCTCTATCTACAAGGAACATGGTTCAATAGAATTAATCCATGTAAAGTATAATTATAGTTAGATTTATACAGATCAATCTATACATAGAAAGGAGTATACAACCTTATGACATGGGTAATGGAACCGCTAGGAGATTCAGCAGTAGTGATCGAATTTGGAACCACTATTGATAAGTCTATTTTAGAAAAAGTAACAGTAGCTGTTGCTGTCATAGAGCAACATCCATTTGACGGTTATATAGAGTGTATTCCTTCTTTTACTACAGTAACGGTGTTTTACGATCTGGATCAGATTAATTTGCATGATCTATACTCATGGACAGAACAGCAGAATGCTGATAAGGAAGTGTCTGTTTTTGATTATGTATGTTTTCTAATTCGGCAATCGTTGGTATCGATCATATTACCGTCAGAGGATAATATACAATCAACTTCTAGCGCTGAATCACAATATCGCAATCACGTTATTCAACCTGTGCATAAAGTAACAGATATTCCTGTATGTTATGGCAATGAATATGGACCTGATCTGGAATATGTAGCTACTTATCATCATCTTTCGGTCGAAGAAGTGATCGCTATTCATTGTAGTTATGAATATTTGATTTATGCGATAGGATTTGCGCCTGGATTTCCTTATATGGGTGGAATGTCGACAAAGATTGCTACTCCTCGTAAAGCAACACCTCGATTAGTGATTCCGGCAGGTTCGGTCGGTATTGCGGGTACGCAGACAGGCATTTATCCATTAGCAACACCGGGTGGATGGCAATTGATTGGTAGAACACCATTGACTCTTTTTCGACCGAATCAGCATCCACCTGTTTTGTTAGCAAGTGGGATGTCTATTCGTTTTCACGCGATTGATGAGGAAGAATATCACTATTTACAGCAACTCCATCCTTTAGCAGAAGAGGGGATATGATGACTATTTTGATTCACAAACCAGGACTGCTCTGTACGATTCAAGATCGTGGTCGAAAAAAGTATGGGAAATATGGAATAAGTATCAGTGGAGCAATAGATACATTTGCACATCAAGTTGCGAATCGCTTAGTAGGCAATAACGAAGATCAGGCAACATTAGAGATTACGTTATCAGGATGGGTGGGCGAATTTCAAAGTGATCAATGGATAGCGATTACAGGCGGTGATCTTGGTGCACAGATCGATGGAAAAGAAGTTCCTATGTGGCGTCCGGTATGGGTGCGTCAGGGAAGTATACTTGTATTCAAACGTGTTGTTAACGGGTGTCGTGCTTATCTGGCAGTAAGTGGTGGTCTGGCTATAGATAAAGTGATGGAAAGCAGGAGTACGTATTTGCGTGCAGGTATAGGAGGGTTAGAAGGAAAAGGGCTAAAAAAGAACGATAGTATTCATATCCAAAAAAGTAATCTTCGACCCCCATCTTCTGCTGATCTATCTACAGATCCTTTTTATTCTTTTCACTGGTCTGTAGCCTATTCGGTACTGCCTCATTACTCTCAATCTCCTGTCATACGGATCATTTCAGGTAGACAATGGGATGATTTTACCAAACAAAGTCAACGATTGCTTTGTGAAAGTGAATATCAGATCACACCACAATCTGATCGAATGGGTTATCGTTTGCAAGGCGCTACATTACAATTACATCAACCGCATGAATATATATCTGAAGCAGTGGTGGATGGGACAATTCAAGTACCTGTCGATGGACAACCTATTGTGTTGATGGCAGATCGCCAGACATTAGGGGGTTATCCCAAAATCGCACATGTTATTACAGTAGATCTACCTGTGCTGGCTCAATTGGCACCGGGTTCATCGATCCGCTTTGATCGGATTACGTTGGCAGAAGCCCAATCGTTATCTATACATAAGCGTCATCAACTACAATTACTGTATCGAACGATAGATGAAGCGCTACGTCCGTTGACGATTGGATAAGTAGTAAGTGATAGCATATGCTTCAATCAGGAAAAGTATAAACAAGTACAAAGTCATTCGTGATGAAAAGGAGAACCGTATGCATACGATAGATATCAATTGTGATATGGGAGAAAGCTATGGTGCGTATATGATAGGAGCAGATGAACAACTATTTCCATACATTACATCTGCAAATATCGCTTGCGGATTACATGCAGGTGATCCGGGCGTAATGCGTCAATCTGTGCAATCTGCTTTGAAATATGGAGTGAAAATTGGAGCACATCCTGGATTACCTGATATACAAGGATTCGGACGGCGGAAGATGGATATTTCAGCAACAGAAGCATATGATCTGATTACTTATCAGATTGGAGCATTAGCGGCTTTTGTACAGCAAGAAGGTGGAGTATTACATCATGTCAAACCGCATGGTGCTTTGTATAATATGGCTGCACAATCACAAAGTCTAGCAGAAGCGATAGCACAGGCTATATATCGTTTCGATCCCAAGTTGATTTTATATGGACTAGCAGGGAGCGCATTGATTGATGCAGGCAAGCACATAGGATTAACAGTAGTGAATGAAGTATTTGCGGATCGTACGTATGGCGATGATGGTCAGCTTACATCCAGAAGTGATCCACTTGCCTTGATTACAGATACAGAGCAAGCGGTACGTCAAGTCATCCATATGATCCAACAGCATAGCGTTATATCGACCAATGGAAATTCTATTCCACTTATAGCAGATAGTGTCTGTATCCATGGAGATGGTCAACATGCTGTAGATTTTGTGAAAGAGTTGAAATCAAGATTAGAAGCCGAGCATATTCGTATTCAACCTGTTATGCAGATCAAATCATGATTAGATAATCATTGATATAGAAATGCTATATATTGAAGTAAGGTTTGATAGAAAAGGGGTCAAGACGTTGTGTAAACAATCTATATCTTTGTATCTAAGTGAGGACGATTCTACGATAGAGTCACCTCTTCATTATATTTATACGTATGCTTGTCATGAAGATGAAGTCGAATTATGTGATCTAGAATTGCACTCATTATTAGGTCATTCACCACAGACCCGTTATATCAAAAGCGATATAGCGATAGCACCGAATCGAAGTCCTTTTATTCATTATCGTATTGCAACGCAGTATGAAGCGTCTACACTAGAACAATTGGAACGTATCGTTCAATCGATTGAATTAGAAGATCAGACTTTTAAATTAATATGTATTGCTGCTGAACAGCTATTCACTTATGAAGAAAAGCGTCTGTTAGAACGTCGTATCGGTATGAATATTAAAGGAACAGCTCATATGAAACAGCCGCAAATTTTATTGGGATTAACATTTGCTGATCAACGATGGATTGTTGGAGAATGTATAGCTTCTGAACCGATCTGGCTTCACCATAATGATAAGCCCAGACATTATTCAACTGCACTTAGTACAAGAGTAGCTAGAGCAGTAGCCAATATTGCTGTGCCACAACCACAAGGGATGACAATGATTGATCCTTGTTGTGGTATCGGAACTGTTCTGATCGAAGCATTATCGATGGGAATCCAGATTGTAGGATATGATCTTAATCCTTTGGCCGTACAAGGAGCAAGAGAAAATCTAATACATTATGAGATGCCAGATATTGTGAAGATTGCTGATATGCGAGCATTGGAAGGACGATACGATGCATTGGTTTTGGATTTGCCTTATAATCTGTGCTCTGTTCTAAGTCAGCAGACAAGATTAGAGATGCTTGCTAGCGCCAAACGACTGGGCGAACGTATTCTTATTCTAGCGACAGAACCTATTCAAGAATCAATCGCAGAAGTAGGTCTGCAAATACTAGAAGTCTGTCATATTCGTAAAGGAAAATTTGTACGCTATCTATTTATTTGTCAATCTTATCAAGCGGATATGAGACTATAGATGCAATTTTTACTATTTATTCGACCATTGGATAAAAAAACTGTAAATTGTGTGTGAAATTTAGTAACATGTAAACAACCGGTGTGTTCCGGGAACTTACATATAGAGAGGATGTCTACCGATGAAATTTAGTGAATTTCCTTATGAACGCCCGAATTTGGACGCTGTCAAAGTTACTTTTGATGAGTTGTTGAGTCAATTTGTGAATGCGGCAACGTTTGCAGAACAAGATGTAGCAATGTCTGAAATTAACAAGTTGTTCAATACGTATTCTACTCAAGCTCAACTTGTCTATATTCGCCACTCCATTAATACAAATGATGAATTCTACAAAACAGAGCAAGATTATATGGATGAGATCGATCCTCTGTTCCAAGAATACATAGATACGTATTATAAAGCGCTGGTTACTTCTGCATTCCGCACTGAATTAGAGCAAAAATGGGGTAGTCATTTATTTGCATTAGCTGAAATGAAACTCAAAACATTCCATCCTGACATTATTGCTGATCTGCAACAGGAAAATAAATTAACAACTGCTTATGCTCAATTGATTGCTTCTGCAAAAATTCCATTTGAAGGCGAAGAACGTACTCTTTCTCAGTTAGCACCTTTTAGCCTTTCTAAAGATCGCGATATGAGACAACGTGCTGGAGAAGCTCGTTATGGATTCCTTGCTGAACAAGGCGAAGAATTGGATCGCATCTATGATGAACTGGTGAAGATTCGTACGACTATTGCTCATAAATTGGGCTACAAAACATTTACTGCATTAGGATATGCTCGTATGGGACGTACAGATTATGGCCCTGAACAAGTTGCTAATTTCCGCAAACAGGTTCAGGAATATATTGTTCCAGCAGCAGCGCGTCTCAAAGAACGCCAACGTCAACGTCTTGGGTTGGATCGTTTGACGTATTTCGATCAAGATTATTCATTCCCAACCGGTAATCCTACACCTAAAGGCGACCCTGACTTTATTATCCAAAATGGTGCACAAATGTATAAAGAATTGTCACCAGAGATCAATGAGTTCTATGAATTTATGATGGAACATGAATTGATGGATCTATTAAGTAAAAAAGGTAAAATGGGTGGCGGTTATTGTACATTTATCAATGATCACCAAAGTCCATTTATTTTTGCCAACTTTAATGGAACATCCGGTGATATTGATGTACTAACTCATGAAGTAGGGCATGCTTTCCAAGTGTATGAAAGTCGTCATTTTGAAGTACCTGAATACACATGGCCTACATCAGAAGCAGCCGAAATTCATTCCATGAGCATGGAGTTCTTTACATGGCCGTGGATGGAATTGTTCTTCAAAGAAGATACAGAGAAATATAAATTCGATCATTTATCAAGTGGACTTATCTTTATTCCTTATGGAGTGGCTGTCGATGAATTCCAACACATCATCTATGAAAATCCAGAATTCACTCCTGCAGAACGCAAAGCAGCTTGGAAATCGGTAGAAGAGAAGTATTTACCATTCTGGGATCAAAGCGATAATCTATATCTACAAAGTGGAGCATACTGGCAAAAACAAGCTCATATCTATGAGTCTCCGTTCTACTATATCGATTATACGCTTGCACAAATCTGTGCTTTCCAATTTTGGAAGCGGATGAATGAAGATCAGAAGCCTGCATGGGCAGACTATCTGCAATTATGTCGTGCTGGCGGAAGCAAGCCATTTACAGAGCTTGTCAAAGTGGGCGGATTAAACTCTCCATTTGAAGACGGCTGTGTTGCTTCTGTGATCGGTAATATTGAAGATTGGTTGAACAGTGTAGACGATAAGAAACTGTAAAAAATATTTTAACCAAGCAATAAGATTCATATATACGTGAGTGTGGAAAAGGCTGACTGTGATCTTAGATCATGGTCAGCCTTTTTGGTCATTTAACAAACTGAAGGTACAAAACGATATCATGGCTAACACTTTGCTTGTAATATTAATAACGTACTTTACAAATGAAGGAGGCTAACGATGTCTATGGATGAGTCTGTGCGTATGCCTATTCGTTGGATCGTTTCTGATCTGGACGGCACTTTACTGGATACACACCAACATATTTCTCCT contains:
- a CDS encoding NAD(P)/FAD-dependent oxidoreductase; protein product: MNHYDCIVVGAGPAGIFACYELTRQAPDWKVLLIDKGHDIHRRSCPIMEEKIQLCPPSAGKKDYAGCLPACSVTAGFGGAGAYSDGKFNITTEFGGWLTDYLSPSKVMELIRYVDDINLEHGATPNITDPTTDTIRDIEQRGYASGLKLLRAEVRHLGTEQNLEILKSIYSYLTSRIDMVFKAEVEDIITTKIEGKHQITGIMTKKGETYEAPMVMIAPGRDGSAWLTEILKKRRLKMYNNQVDVGVRVETSDVVMRQINEHLYEGKFIFNTSVGTRVRTFCSNPSGHVVVENHSGVMAANGHSFKDPVLGSSNTNFALLVSHKFTEPFDKPNEYAREICRRANDLSSGGVIVQKYGDILRGRRSTRERINEGFLEPTLKEAVPGDLGLVLPYNTMKSLIEMVEALEGVTPGIASEHTLFYGVEAKFYSARPKLDENLETEIDGLYCGGDGAGVTRGLAQAGAAGVWIARNMVTKAGTTTKVPATVV
- the pxpB gene encoding 5-oxoprolinase subunit PxpB; amino-acid sequence: MTWVMEPLGDSAVVIEFGTTIDKSILEKVTVAVAVIEQHPFDGYIECIPSFTTVTVFYDLDQINLHDLYSWTEQQNADKEVSVFDYVCFLIRQSLVSIILPSEDNIQSTSSAESQYRNHVIQPVHKVTDIPVCYGNEYGPDLEYVATYHHLSVEEVIAIHCSYEYLIYAIGFAPGFPYMGGMSTKIATPRKATPRLVIPAGSVGIAGTQTGIYPLATPGGWQLIGRTPLTLFRPNQHPPVLLASGMSIRFHAIDEEEYHYLQQLHPLAEEGI
- a CDS encoding biotin-dependent carboxyltransferase family protein, which encodes MTILIHKPGLLCTIQDRGRKKYGKYGISISGAIDTFAHQVANRLVGNNEDQATLEITLSGWVGEFQSDQWIAITGGDLGAQIDGKEVPMWRPVWVRQGSILVFKRVVNGCRAYLAVSGGLAIDKVMESRSTYLRAGIGGLEGKGLKKNDSIHIQKSNLRPPSSADLSTDPFYSFHWSVAYSVLPHYSQSPVIRIISGRQWDDFTKQSQRLLCESEYQITPQSDRMGYRLQGATLQLHQPHEYISEAVVDGTIQVPVDGQPIVLMADRQTLGGYPKIAHVITVDLPVLAQLAPGSSIRFDRITLAEAQSLSIHKRHQLQLLYRTIDEALRPLTIG
- a CDS encoding LamB/YcsF family protein; translation: MHTIDINCDMGESYGAYMIGADEQLFPYITSANIACGLHAGDPGVMRQSVQSALKYGVKIGAHPGLPDIQGFGRRKMDISATEAYDLITYQIGALAAFVQQEGGVLHHVKPHGALYNMAAQSQSLAEAIAQAIYRFDPKLILYGLAGSALIDAGKHIGLTVVNEVFADRTYGDDGQLTSRSDPLALITDTEQAVRQVIHMIQQHSVISTNGNSIPLIADSVCIHGDGQHAVDFVKELKSRLEAEHIRIQPVMQIKS
- a CDS encoding TRM11 family SAM-dependent methyltransferase, which produces MCKQSISLYLSEDDSTIESPLHYIYTYACHEDEVELCDLELHSLLGHSPQTRYIKSDIAIAPNRSPFIHYRIATQYEASTLEQLERIVQSIELEDQTFKLICIAAEQLFTYEEKRLLERRIGMNIKGTAHMKQPQILLGLTFADQRWIVGECIASEPIWLHHNDKPRHYSTALSTRVARAVANIAVPQPQGMTMIDPCCGIGTVLIEALSMGIQIVGYDLNPLAVQGARENLIHYEMPDIVKIADMRALEGRYDALVLDLPYNLCSVLSQQTRLEMLASAKRLGERILILATEPIQESIAEVGLQILEVCHIRKGKFVRYLFICQSYQADMRL